A genomic segment from Candidatus Brocadia sinica JPN1 encodes:
- a CDS encoding class I SAM-dependent rRNA methyltransferase, whose protein sequence is MFQIKMLPYNSIIHKAWSLRRKYINHTTTNAYRLVNSYGDTLPEVTIDIYGKNILVQYFQPYEERAKNGIYHALKETTTPENITAKIRLKGEDIKTYSVYGTEIPKDFLALENGIKFDISFHEGGGTGLFLDQRDNRRKVQSLAKGKEVLNCFCYTSSFSVYASLGGAARTVNVDLSRKAIEWSKKNFILNQIDVNNHEFIMGDVWDWIRRFQKKGRTFDMIIIDPPSFSTGKTTIFAVEKDFPKLIGQGLGLLREDGILVFSTNIAKMNFSKFFQLFQKVKNFTSKSYKLVGVSSQGLDFPIDGIHLPEPYLKFVMLTC, encoded by the coding sequence TCATTAAGAAGAAAATATATAAATCACACCACGACAAATGCATATAGGTTGGTAAATTCTTATGGAGATACCCTGCCTGAGGTAACTATAGATATCTATGGTAAAAATATCCTGGTGCAATATTTTCAACCATACGAAGAGCGCGCAAAAAATGGTATTTATCATGCCCTCAAAGAAACAACAACACCGGAAAATATTACAGCAAAGATACGATTAAAGGGCGAAGATATTAAAACATATTCTGTTTACGGTACGGAAATTCCTAAGGATTTTTTGGCGCTGGAAAACGGGATAAAATTTGATATATCATTTCATGAGGGTGGTGGAACCGGGCTGTTTTTAGATCAGCGGGATAATAGAAGAAAGGTACAATCCCTGGCTAAAGGCAAGGAGGTATTAAATTGCTTTTGCTATACCTCCTCCTTTTCGGTCTACGCAAGTCTTGGAGGCGCTGCAAGGACAGTCAATGTAGACTTGTCCAGGAAAGCAATAGAATGGAGCAAAAAGAATTTCATTCTGAATCAAATCGACGTTAACAACCATGAGTTTATTATGGGGGATGTCTGGGATTGGATCAGAAGATTTCAAAAAAAGGGGCGGACATTTGATATGATTATTATCGATCCCCCGAGTTTTTCCACTGGCAAAACAACGATATTTGCTGTAGAAAAAGATTTTCCGAAATTAATTGGACAGGGACTCGGTCTTCTTCGTGAGGATGGAATCCTGGTCTTTTCCACAAACATAGCCAAAATGAACTTCTCAAAATTTTTCCAGTTATTCCAGAAGGTAAAGAACTTTACCTCAAAGTCGTACAAGCTTGTCGGTGTTTCATCGCAAGGTTTAGACTTTCCCATCGATGGAATACATCTCCCGGAGCCCTATCTAAAGTTTGTCATGCTTACCTGCTGA
- a CDS encoding PDGLE domain-containing protein, which produces MNLSKKNIVLFLIFGLSFIVGLIFLIIPFVSEMPDGLEKVSEETMGFLKKDDFKPILKAPMPDYTMPAAKQRFNRQYAGIIGVFIVFGVTVFVGYILKKRRKNL; this is translated from the coding sequence ATGAATCTATCCAAAAAAAATATCGTGTTGTTTCTCATCTTTGGTTTATCCTTCATCGTCGGACTGATATTCCTTATTATTCCGTTTGTTTCGGAGATGCCCGATGGGCTTGAAAAAGTGTCGGAAGAGACCATGGGATTTTTAAAAAAAGATGATTTCAAGCCCATACTGAAGGCTCCTATGCCTGATTACACAATGCCAGCCGCAAAACAGAGATTCAACAGACAGTATGCCGGCATTATCGGGGTATTTATTGTATTCGGAGTAACGGTTTTTGTTGGATACATACTGAAAAAACGGCGCAAAAATCTGTAG
- a CDS encoding energy-coupling factor ABC transporter permease, translating into MHIPDGFLDTKTWIGMGGISCLFIGIAVRKANQRISEKHIPLLGVMAAFVFAAQMFNFPVGGGTSGHFMGATLTAILLGPWASVLIMTTVLTTQCLVFQDGGLTALGANIFNMGIVGGFFGYYIHGIVQFFVQGKKGIFIGGFTAAWCSLVLSAVCCAIEVSISGTMPLKIVAPAMAGIHAMIGIGEGLITVAALNLLSKVRPDLLQLPKL; encoded by the coding sequence ATGCATATCCCTGACGGATTTCTGGACACGAAGACGTGGATTGGGATGGGCGGTATTTCTTGTTTATTTATTGGTATCGCTGTCCGGAAGGCAAATCAGAGAATTTCGGAGAAACACATCCCCTTATTGGGTGTCATGGCGGCCTTTGTCTTTGCAGCTCAAATGTTCAACTTTCCCGTAGGCGGCGGGACGAGCGGTCATTTCATGGGCGCTACCCTGACCGCCATTCTGCTTGGTCCATGGGCATCTGTACTTATCATGACTACGGTGCTTACCACCCAGTGTCTCGTCTTTCAGGACGGGGGGCTCACTGCTTTGGGGGCGAATATATTCAATATGGGCATTGTGGGGGGATTTTTCGGATACTACATCCATGGCATTGTTCAGTTTTTTGTTCAGGGCAAAAAAGGTATTTTTATCGGCGGTTTTACGGCGGCATGGTGCTCTCTTGTCCTGTCGGCAGTCTGCTGTGCCATTGAAGTAAGCATTTCCGGCACGATGCCTCTGAAGATCGTTGCGCCGGCCATGGCAGGTATTCATGCCATGATTGGTATTGGAGAAGGACTTATTACCGTTGCTGCGTTAAACCTGCTTTCGAAGGTAAGACCGGATCTATTGCAATTGCCAAAATTATAG
- a CDS encoding DUF2905 domain-containing protein: protein MGELSTFGKIFIGLGIIMIIVGGLFVIGGKIPFIGRLPGDIAIQKKNFSFYFPITTCIIISIIFSLIMWLLSRR, encoded by the coding sequence ATGGGTGAATTGAGCACATTCGGCAAGATTTTCATAGGCCTGGGCATTATTATGATTATCGTAGGTGGGCTGTTTGTAATCGGGGGTAAGATCCCCTTTATAGGCAGACTTCCTGGCGACATTGCCATCCAAAAGAAAAACTTTAGTTTCTACTTTCCCATCACCACCTGCATCATCATCAGTATCATCTTTTCCCTGATCATGTGGTTATTGAGCAGAAGATAA
- a CDS encoding UbiA-like polyprenyltransferase, whose translation MSETHKVKMGFSYLLKKITSIFDLIKFSHTIFSFPFAVMSAFLAAGGMPGLKQLLLILAALIAARSAAMSFNRLVDTSYDIHNPRTAYRVELQKKIGRKYVWIFTFLCVILFIICAWLLNRLAFYMSPLAILVVFGYSYTKRFTHLSHFVLGIALGLSPLGAWVGIQGTLAAPPFLLSLAVVLWTAGFDIIYACQDVEHDIKSGLYSLPKKLGIKGALILSAVLHLFMVGVLLAVSRYTDLGILYTIGVCIVAALLIYEHSLVRPKDLSKINTAFFTVNGIISVGLMGITLLDIFVR comes from the coding sequence ATGAGTGAAACACACAAAGTCAAAATGGGGTTTTCGTATCTGCTGAAAAAGATTACTTCGATATTCGATTTAATCAAATTCAGTCATACCATATTTTCCTTTCCCTTTGCCGTGATGAGCGCATTTCTAGCGGCAGGCGGCATGCCAGGACTGAAACAATTACTGCTCATCCTTGCGGCGCTGATAGCAGCAAGGAGCGCCGCCATGTCGTTCAACCGGCTGGTTGACACCTCATACGACATTCACAATCCACGTACCGCATATCGTGTCGAACTGCAGAAGAAAATCGGAAGAAAGTACGTATGGATATTCACCTTCTTGTGCGTCATTCTTTTCATTATTTGTGCATGGTTACTCAATCGGCTGGCCTTTTATATGTCTCCGCTGGCCATCCTTGTCGTCTTCGGGTATTCGTACACAAAGCGGTTTACCCATTTGTCTCATTTTGTGCTGGGCATTGCATTAGGGCTGTCACCCCTTGGCGCATGGGTAGGGATTCAGGGAACGCTGGCGGCTCCCCCTTTCCTGCTGAGTCTTGCCGTTGTATTGTGGACGGCGGGATTCGATATTATTTATGCCTGTCAGGACGTGGAACATGACATAAAATCGGGATTATATTCCCTTCCGAAGAAATTAGGCATTAAGGGGGCGCTAATACTTTCTGCCGTATTACATCTTTTCATGGTAGGGGTGCTGCTGGCAGTATCCCGATACACAGATTTAGGTATTCTGTATACGATCGGGGTATGTATCGTTGCCGCTTTGCTTATTTATGAACATTCCCTCGTCAGGCCAAAAGATCTATCAAAAATCAATACAGCCTTTTTTACCGTGAATGGAATTATCAGTGTCGGCCTGATGGGCATAACCTTACTAGATATCTTTGTGAGATAA
- a CDS encoding response regulator, translating to MMALLDPRAGHYSVLITDDDESCRDSIKDVFKPKGYTTYLASCGREAVKIAKTEEVHLLILDVHLPDYSGLETFKIIKKEISLAIPCIFMSGEITKELQIDLISEDVYTLIPKPININILRDSVEQVIAKYYWK from the coding sequence ATGATGGCATTGTTAGATCCACGCGCGGGGCATTATTCAGTTCTTATAACGGATGACGATGAATCATGCCGTGATAGTATAAAAGACGTATTTAAACCGAAGGGTTACACAACATATCTTGCCAGTTGTGGACGAGAGGCGGTTAAGATAGCCAAGACGGAAGAGGTACATCTTCTCATTTTGGATGTACACCTTCCTGATTATAGCGGACTTGAAACATTTAAGATTATAAAAAAGGAGATTAGTCTTGCCATTCCTTGCATTTTTATGTCGGGCGAAATAACAAAGGAGCTTCAAATTGATCTTATAAGCGAGGATGTGTATACCCTGATACCAAAACCGATTAACATCAATATATTACGGGATTCCGTAGAGCAGGTTATTGCGAAATACTATTGGAAATAA
- the groES gene encoding co-chaperone GroES — MNVRPLGEKILIKRVEAEGKTAGGILLPDTAKEKPREGKIVALGDGRLLKSGERAKFQVAKGDRVLFSSYGGTEVKIDGEEYLLMSEDDILAVID; from the coding sequence ATGAATGTAAGGCCATTAGGTGAGAAGATATTAATAAAGAGGGTTGAAGCGGAAGGAAAGACTGCGGGCGGTATTTTATTACCCGATACGGCAAAAGAAAAACCGAGGGAAGGTAAGATTGTTGCCCTTGGAGACGGGAGATTATTAAAGAGCGGGGAGCGGGCAAAGTTTCAGGTTGCGAAGGGTGACCGGGTACTATTCAGTTCTTACGGTGGCACCGAAGTGAAGATTGATGGCGAAGAATATCTGCTGATGTCTGAAGATGATATTTTGGCTGTAATTGACTAA
- the groL gene encoding chaperonin GroEL (60 kDa chaperone family; promotes refolding of misfolded polypeptides especially under stressful conditions; forms two stacked rings of heptamers to form a barrel-shaped 14mer; ends can be capped by GroES; misfolded proteins enter the barrel where they are refolded when GroES binds) encodes MAAKKIIYGYDASESIKKGIKKLAQAVKVTLGPKGRNVVIEKGFGSPAIVNDGVTVAKEIELEDPYEDMGAKMVKEAASKTNDMVGDGTSTATLLAEAIFEEGLKNITAGANPVDIKHGIEKAVDALIKELTRMSIKISGKKEIAQIATIAGNNDEEIGNQIADAMEKVGKDGVITVEEGKSLKTSVDVVEGMQFDKGYLSPYFVTSPETMEAIFENPYILIHEKKLSAIKDLVPLLEKIAKSGRALIVIAEDAEGEVLSTLVVNKLRGTLQCVAVKAPGFGDRRKAILGDIAALTGAKALFEDLGIQLSSVQLSDLGRAKKVVIDKDTTTIIEGAGDKNEIQGRISQIKAEIDTTTSDYDREKLQERLAKLSGGIAQINVGAATEAEMKEKKYRVEDAVQATRAAVEEGILPGGGVALIRASKVLDAISVKGDEKIGVNIVRTAVERPIQLIAENAGLEGAVILQKVKEGTGNYGYDAFGERYTDMVKSGIVDAAKVVKVALQNGASIATLLLTTNAVIGEIPEEKEEAGAAPCGHRH; translated from the coding sequence ATGGCTGCAAAAAAGATTATCTATGGGTATGACGCCAGTGAGTCTATAAAAAAGGGCATCAAGAAGCTGGCTCAAGCCGTTAAGGTTACGTTAGGACCGAAAGGCCGCAATGTCGTCATTGAAAAGGGTTTTGGTTCCCCGGCTATAGTCAACGACGGTGTTACCGTTGCAAAGGAAATTGAACTGGAAGACCCGTATGAAGATATGGGAGCTAAAATGGTCAAAGAGGCTGCCTCCAAAACAAACGATATGGTAGGCGATGGCACCTCTACGGCAACGCTTTTAGCGGAAGCTATTTTTGAGGAAGGCCTCAAAAATATTACGGCAGGCGCAAATCCTGTAGATATTAAGCACGGGATAGAAAAGGCCGTGGATGCCCTGATAAAAGAATTAACCAGGATGAGCATTAAAATATCAGGCAAAAAAGAGATTGCGCAAATTGCCACAATCGCCGGTAACAATGATGAAGAGATTGGCAACCAAATAGCAGATGCCATGGAAAAGGTCGGCAAAGACGGTGTTATAACGGTGGAAGAGGGGAAAAGTCTGAAAACCTCTGTTGATGTCGTGGAAGGAATGCAATTCGATAAGGGGTATTTGTCTCCCTATTTTGTAACCTCACCCGAAACCATGGAGGCAATATTTGAGAACCCCTATATCCTGATACACGAAAAGAAATTGTCTGCCATTAAAGACCTTGTTCCATTATTGGAAAAGATTGCCAAATCAGGCAGGGCGTTAATTGTCATTGCGGAAGATGCAGAAGGGGAAGTGCTCAGTACCCTCGTAGTCAACAAACTCCGGGGAACCCTGCAATGTGTTGCAGTTAAGGCGCCGGGGTTTGGTGACAGAAGGAAGGCGATATTGGGTGATATTGCCGCTTTGACAGGAGCCAAAGCCCTGTTTGAAGATTTAGGCATACAACTTTCCAGCGTACAACTCAGCGATCTCGGCAGAGCAAAGAAGGTGGTTATTGACAAGGATACAACAACAATCATTGAGGGGGCTGGTGATAAAAATGAAATTCAAGGAAGGATTTCTCAGATCAAGGCAGAGATTGATACAACTACCTCTGATTATGATCGTGAAAAATTGCAGGAACGGCTTGCAAAACTCTCTGGTGGAATTGCGCAGATTAATGTCGGAGCTGCCACAGAGGCAGAAATGAAGGAAAAGAAATACCGCGTTGAGGACGCAGTTCAGGCCACCAGGGCGGCAGTTGAAGAAGGTATCTTGCCGGGAGGCGGAGTTGCCCTGATAAGGGCGTCGAAGGTATTGGACGCCATATCGGTCAAAGGCGATGAAAAAATTGGCGTAAATATTGTCAGAACGGCTGTAGAAAGGCCAATCCAGCTGATCGCCGAGAATGCCGGACTGGAAGGCGCTGTTATCCTGCAAAAGGTAAAGGAAGGCACCGGCAATTATGGCTACGACGCTTTTGGGGAAAGATATACCGACATGGTCAAATCTGGTATCGTTGATGCCGCAAAGGTTGTAAAAGTAGCGTTACAAAATGGCGCAAGCATTGCCACCCTGCTCTTAACGACCAATGCTGTCATTGGTGAAATACCAGAGGAGAAAGAAGAGGCAGGGGCTGCTCCGTGCGGACATAGGCATTGA
- the purB gene encoding adenylosuccinate lyase, which yields MPSINHYNKYQSPLSERYASKEMCFIFSDQHKFSTWRKLWIALAEAQQELGLRTITSDQIDEMRRFQDTINFDTAKVYERKLRHDVMSHIHAYGEQCPKARPIIHLGATSAYVQDNTDLIQMKEGLHMVLAKLVNIVSVLSNQAVKYKDLATLSFTHFQPAQPTTLGKRICLWTQDYIFDIEEIETKIRGLRFHGVKGTTGTQASFLSLFHNDAEKVKRLDELVTKKMGFDSYYPVTGQTYSRKIDSQIAFGLTGIAQSSHKFSNDMRLLQHLKEVEEPFGEEQIGSSAMAYKRNPMRCERIAALARYVLCNCLNPAFTAASQWFERTLDDSANKRISVPEAFLAIDGILNIVLNVASGFSVYPAVINRHLADELPFMVTENILMEAVNAGGDRQELHERIRKHAMEATRRIKEAGDKNDLLERVAQDPSFSRIKSKLKEISDPIKLIGRAPQQVEEFINEIADPLLKRNNHLLNKKLIPALHV from the coding sequence ATGCCTTCAATCAATCATTACAACAAATATCAATCGCCACTTTCTGAACGATATGCCAGTAAAGAGATGTGCTTTATCTTTTCTGATCAACATAAATTTAGCACTTGGCGGAAACTCTGGATTGCGCTTGCTGAGGCGCAGCAAGAACTTGGGTTACGAACTATTACCAGCGACCAGATTGATGAAATGCGACGCTTTCAGGACACGATCAACTTTGATACTGCAAAAGTGTATGAGAGGAAACTCAGACACGATGTTATGTCACATATCCACGCCTATGGCGAACAGTGTCCGAAGGCAAGGCCAATTATCCATCTCGGAGCGACCAGCGCTTACGTGCAGGATAATACCGACCTCATACAGATGAAGGAAGGATTACATATGGTACTTGCAAAGCTGGTAAACATTGTAAGCGTCCTTTCAAATCAAGCTGTCAAATACAAAGACCTTGCAACCTTGAGTTTTACTCATTTCCAGCCGGCCCAGCCAACAACGTTAGGAAAACGTATTTGTTTATGGACACAGGATTACATTTTCGATATCGAAGAAATAGAAACGAAGATCAGGGGTTTACGGTTTCATGGGGTAAAGGGCACCACGGGTACACAAGCCAGCTTTCTGTCGCTCTTTCATAATGATGCTGAAAAGGTTAAAAGACTGGACGAACTCGTCACAAAGAAAATGGGATTTGATAGTTATTATCCTGTAACAGGACAAACGTACAGCCGGAAAATTGACAGCCAGATAGCTTTTGGCTTAACAGGTATAGCACAATCTTCCCATAAGTTTTCGAATGATATGAGATTACTTCAGCATCTGAAAGAGGTAGAAGAGCCATTTGGGGAAGAGCAGATTGGTTCATCGGCCATGGCTTATAAGAGGAACCCTATGCGTTGTGAACGGATTGCCGCCCTTGCACGTTACGTGCTTTGCAACTGTTTAAATCCGGCATTTACTGCTGCATCACAGTGGTTTGAAAGGACGCTGGATGATTCTGCCAACAAAAGAATTTCTGTTCCTGAGGCATTTCTTGCTATTGATGGCATATTGAATATTGTGTTGAACGTTGCATCCGGATTCAGCGTCTACCCCGCCGTTATCAACCGCCATCTTGCGGATGAATTGCCTTTTATGGTAACGGAAAATATCCTCATGGAGGCTGTAAATGCAGGCGGGGACCGCCAGGAACTGCACGAAAGGATCCGCAAGCATGCAATGGAGGCCACCCGCAGGATAAAAGAAGCGGGAGATAAAAACGACCTTTTGGAACGAGTCGCACAGGACCCTTCATTTTCTCGGATTAAATCGAAGTTGAAAGAAATATCCGATCCGATTAAACTCATTGGCAGGGCGCCGCAGCAGGTGGAAGAATTTATAAATGAGATTGCAGACCCTCTTCTCAAACGGAATAATCATCTTCTGAATAAAAAATTAATACCGGCATTGCACGTATAA
- a CDS encoding Uma2 family endonuclease, with amino-acid sequence MTKTDGKVKFTYRDYLHMPEDRRYELVEGEFFMMPSPNEPHQRISAEIEYLLQSYVKKHKTGFVYDAPFDVVLSDEDIVQPDIIYVSKERRNIITHNNIQGAPDLVVEIFSPKISYRDREIKRKLYYKYGVKEYWIVDPIKQTVEVLSRDVAGYKKTGMYDVDTPLSSPLLPDLSMNLKSVFYET; translated from the coding sequence ATGACAAAAACTGATGGAAAAGTTAAATTTACTTATCGGGATTATCTTCACATGCCCGAAGATAGACGGTACGAGCTTGTCGAAGGAGAATTCTTTATGATGCCTTCACCAAATGAGCCCCATCAGCGCATATCGGCAGAGATTGAGTACCTTTTGCAAAGTTATGTCAAAAAACATAAAACGGGTTTTGTGTATGATGCCCCATTTGATGTGGTACTCTCCGATGAGGATATTGTACAGCCTGATATTATCTATGTATCAAAAGAACGAAGAAATATAATTACCCATAACAATATACAGGGTGCGCCTGATTTAGTGGTGGAAATTTTTTCCCCAAAGATAAGCTACCGCGACCGTGAGATTAAACGTAAACTCTATTATAAGTATGGTGTAAAAGAGTACTGGATTGTAGACCCCATAAAGCAGACCGTAGAGGTGTTAAGTCGTGACGTGGCCGGTTATAAAAAAACCGGCATGTATGATGTCGATACCCCCTTGTCCTCGCCCCTCCTCCCAGACCTGTCGATGAATTTGAAGTCCGTGTTTTATGAGACGTAA
- the thiE gene encoding thiamine phosphate synthase: MRRKQPPGNLSLILITDRNLCKHPFLDTIKLALKGGVNTIQLREKGLTTRELYLLAHELRKITLDFGANLIINDRVDVALAVEADGVHLGWQSLPFHIARKLLGLEKLIGISTHSRQEALHARDYGADYITFGPVFDTPSKAGLLKPTGAEEIQSLKSNVTMPIIAVGGINEKNVETVLARGADGIAVISSIMYAGNPEDAARSLCKKIVTSRPEKPPVNNFQITT, encoded by the coding sequence ATGAGACGTAAGCAACCACCCGGCAATCTTTCCCTGATACTGATTACGGATAGAAATCTCTGCAAACACCCATTTTTGGATACAATAAAACTGGCGCTGAAAGGCGGTGTTAATACCATACAATTAAGGGAAAAAGGCCTTACGACCAGGGAACTGTATTTATTAGCGCATGAACTCAGAAAGATAACCTTAGATTTCGGAGCTAATTTAATCATCAATGACAGGGTCGACGTTGCCCTTGCAGTGGAGGCGGACGGTGTGCATTTGGGATGGCAGTCCCTTCCCTTTCATATCGCAAGAAAATTACTGGGTCTCGAAAAACTTATCGGAATATCCACCCATAGTCGTCAAGAAGCATTGCATGCCCGGGATTACGGGGCAGATTACATAACCTTTGGGCCGGTCTTTGATACACCTTCTAAGGCAGGACTTCTTAAGCCCACCGGGGCCGAAGAGATTCAAAGTCTGAAAAGTAATGTTACGATGCCAATCATCGCGGTGGGTGGAATCAATGAAAAAAATGTAGAAACTGTTTTAGCAAGGGGAGCGGATGGTATCGCTGTCATTTCGAGCATTATGTATGCCGGTAATCCTGAAGATGCAGCCAGAAGTTTATGCAAGAAAATTGTAACGTCCAGGCCGGAGAAACCCCCGGTTAATAATTTCCAGATCACAACATAA
- a CDS encoding phosphoribosyl-AMP cyclohydrolase, producing the protein MQLLEKLQFNEKGLIPSVIVDELGGKVLTLCYMNKDAIEKTIETGKVHVFRRSQNRLMIKGETSGHIQLVKRVFFDCEGNSLVFVVEQHVAACHAGYRTCFYREYIPKTDSFQIAENKVFDPDKVYK; encoded by the coding sequence ATGCAACTGCTGGAAAAATTACAGTTTAATGAAAAGGGGCTTATTCCCTCGGTAATAGTAGATGAGCTGGGTGGAAAGGTGCTTACCTTATGTTATATGAACAAAGACGCCATTGAAAAGACGATTGAAACAGGCAAGGTGCATGTCTTTCGTCGTTCTCAAAACCGTCTGATGATTAAAGGGGAGACTTCGGGTCATATTCAGCTTGTAAAAAGGGTGTTTTTCGATTGTGAAGGAAATTCACTCGTTTTTGTTGTGGAACAGCATGTTGCTGCGTGTCATGCAGGTTACAGAACATGCTTTTATCGGGAGTATATCCCAAAGACAGATAGTTTTCAGATCGCAGAAAATAAGGTTTTCGACCCTGATAAGGTTTACAAATAA
- a CDS encoding OmpA/MotB family protein, which yields MSQYRKYVKFFLLLAFVGMSGCAELSELRNLNRRQAITIRDQSDEIARLNGQLSSLSDRLKASEEEMNKLRKLAKSIGEGVTVRDTVEGPVLLFPEKVLYDSGSATIKPSGEKALKKMADFLKENPRIAIRIDGHTDTDPILRTKHLWDSNHHLSAARALSVFHFLTKSEAISEGRIHVAGFGPNRPIASNSTPSGKKENRRVEFLILTAVASLPPKETSLMTGQEPVLKEQPEEIPVETSEETEESEEK from the coding sequence ATGTCTCAATATAGGAAATACGTGAAGTTTTTCCTTTTGTTAGCCTTTGTGGGAATGTCAGGTTGCGCCGAGTTGAGCGAGCTGAGAAATTTAAACAGAAGACAGGCAATTACAATTAGGGACCAATCTGACGAGATCGCCAGGCTTAATGGACAGCTTTCTTCTCTATCGGATAGGCTTAAAGCAAGCGAAGAAGAGATGAATAAACTCAGAAAGCTTGCAAAATCAATTGGTGAAGGTGTAACTGTCAGAGATACCGTTGAAGGGCCAGTGCTCCTTTTCCCGGAGAAAGTACTCTATGATTCAGGCAGTGCAACAATAAAGCCCAGCGGAGAAAAGGCCTTGAAAAAAATGGCAGATTTCCTTAAAGAGAATCCACGTATTGCCATCAGAATCGATGGTCATACTGACACAGACCCTATTTTAAGAACAAAACACCTGTGGGATTCAAACCATCATTTATCTGCTGCGCGAGCGTTAAGCGTGTTTCATTTTCTGACAAAGAGTGAAGCTATTTCCGAAGGAAGGATTCATGTTGCCGGGTTTGGTCCAAATCGCCCCATCGCATCCAATAGCACGCCTTCCGGAAAGAAAGAAAACAGGAGAGTGGAATTTTTAATATTAACGGCAGTTGCTTCGTTGCCTCCGAAGGAAACTTCATTAATGACCGGGCAAGAACCGGTGTTGAAGGAGCAGCCGGAAGAGATACCGGTAGAAACATCCGAAGAAACGGAAGAGAGTGAAGAAAAATAA